A single genomic interval of Saccharothrix saharensis harbors:
- a CDS encoding tryptophan halogenase family protein, which produces MEDRRIKKVVVLGGGTAGWMAAAYLGKALGPGVTITVLEAPSIPKIGVGEATVPNLHKTFFEFLGIAEEDWMRECNASYKMGIKFTNWRTPGRGEADPRPYGDGTDHYYHLFGLLPNHENQPLSHYWAHKKLTGQTDEPFDYACYREPPILDAKLSPRFMDGTKWTNYAWHFDTNLISPFLRKWSIENQNAIHIQDLMTEAVIDQRGHVSALKTEGGLTIEGDLFIDCSGFRGLLINQAMKEPFLDMSDHLLNDSAVATQVPHDDAANGVEPYTSSIAMSSGWAWKIPMLGRFGTGYVFSSRFQTRDDATLEFCTMWGLDPETANLNQIKFRVGRNRRAWVKNVVSIGLASCFLEPLESTGIYFVYAALYQLAKYFPDKNFDSILQDRFNAEIETMFDDSRDFVQGHFSFAPRNDTAFWQACKELRLADDFQEKVRMYKAGLAVNMPITDESTYYANFDAEFRNFWNNSNYYCIFAGLDYLPDHSLPALAARQDVLDSAEPVFAQIKQTQKELLTTLPSTYEYLKQLHGK; this is translated from the coding sequence ATGGAAGATCGTAGGATCAAGAAGGTCGTGGTGCTCGGTGGCGGCACCGCGGGCTGGATGGCCGCGGCGTACCTCGGCAAGGCGCTGGGCCCCGGTGTGACCATCACCGTGCTGGAGGCGCCCTCGATCCCCAAGATCGGCGTGGGCGAGGCGACCGTCCCCAACCTGCACAAGACGTTCTTCGAGTTCCTCGGCATCGCCGAAGAGGACTGGATGCGCGAGTGCAACGCCAGCTACAAGATGGGCATCAAGTTCACCAACTGGCGCACCCCGGGCCGCGGTGAGGCGGACCCGCGCCCGTACGGCGACGGGACCGACCACTACTACCACCTGTTCGGCCTGCTGCCCAACCACGAGAACCAGCCGCTGTCGCACTACTGGGCGCACAAGAAGCTCACCGGCCAGACCGACGAGCCGTTCGACTACGCCTGCTACCGCGAGCCCCCGATCCTGGACGCGAAGCTGTCGCCGCGGTTCATGGACGGCACGAAGTGGACCAACTACGCGTGGCACTTCGACACCAACCTGATCTCGCCGTTCCTGCGCAAGTGGTCGATCGAGAACCAGAACGCGATCCACATCCAGGACCTGATGACCGAGGCGGTCATCGACCAGCGCGGTCACGTCTCGGCGCTCAAGACCGAGGGCGGGCTCACCATCGAGGGTGACCTGTTCATCGACTGCTCGGGCTTCCGCGGCCTGCTCATCAACCAGGCGATGAAGGAACCGTTCCTGGACATGAGCGACCACCTGCTCAACGACAGCGCGGTGGCGACGCAGGTGCCGCACGACGACGCGGCCAACGGCGTGGAGCCGTACACGTCCTCGATCGCGATGTCGAGCGGGTGGGCGTGGAAGATCCCGATGCTGGGCCGCTTCGGCACCGGCTACGTCTTCTCCAGCCGCTTCCAGACGCGGGACGACGCGACGCTGGAGTTCTGCACCATGTGGGGGCTCGACCCGGAGACGGCGAACCTCAACCAGATCAAGTTCCGCGTCGGCCGCAACCGCCGCGCGTGGGTGAAGAACGTCGTCTCGATCGGCCTGGCCTCCTGCTTCCTGGAGCCGCTGGAGTCGACCGGCATCTACTTCGTCTACGCGGCGCTGTACCAGCTGGCGAAGTACTTCCCGGACAAGAACTTCGACTCGATCCTGCAGGACCGCTTCAACGCGGAGATCGAGACGATGTTCGACGACTCGCGCGACTTCGTGCAGGGCCACTTCAGCTTCGCGCCGCGCAACGACACCGCGTTCTGGCAGGCGTGCAAGGAGCTGCGGCTGGCGGACGACTTCCAGGAGAAGGTCCGCATGTACAAGGCGGGCCTGGCGGTGAACATGCCGATCACCGACGAGTCGACCTACTACGCGAACTTCGACGCGGAGTTCCGCAACTTCTGGAACAACTCGAACTACTACTGCATCTTCGCCGGGCTGGACTACCTGCCCGACCACAGCCTGCCCGCGCTGGCCGCGCGCCAGGACGTGCTGGACTCGGCGGAGCCGGTGTTCGCCCAGATCAAGCAGACCCAGAAGGAGCTGCTGACCACGCTGCCCAGCACCTACGAGTACCTCAAGCAGCTGCACGGCAAGTAG
- the sbnB gene encoding 2,3-diaminopropionate biosynthesis protein SbnB, producing the protein MAPAFAVISGAQVNQVLRGREKHVLELIEAAYRWHGEGDSVNPPSYFLRFPEDPSSRIIALPASLGGDIGVHGVKWISSFPANVAAGLPRASAVLILNDRETGYPIACLESSIVSAVRTAASAALAADWLSRGRNRPTRVGFVGTGLIARYIHTYLTATGWSFDEVGVHDLSADSAAGFREYAESAGDGVVRVHDSAESLIRSSDLVVFATVAGTPHVSDPTWFDHNPLVLHVSLRDLSPEVILASTNLVDDVEHCLKANTSPHLAEQLTGNRDFLSGTLHDVMTGAVTPPADRPLVFSPFGLGVLDLAVGKHVYDEVSRAGELAVVPDFFFDLDRYGKR; encoded by the coding sequence GTGGCACCTGCCTTCGCGGTGATTTCCGGCGCTCAGGTGAACCAGGTATTGCGAGGGCGGGAGAAGCACGTTCTCGAACTGATCGAGGCCGCCTACCGGTGGCACGGCGAAGGCGACTCGGTCAATCCTCCGTCCTATTTCCTGCGGTTCCCCGAAGATCCCTCGTCGCGGATCATCGCGCTGCCCGCGTCGCTCGGCGGCGACATCGGCGTGCACGGGGTCAAGTGGATCTCCAGCTTCCCCGCGAACGTCGCCGCGGGCCTGCCGCGCGCGTCCGCCGTGCTGATCCTCAACGACCGCGAGACCGGCTACCCGATCGCCTGCCTGGAGAGCTCCATCGTCAGCGCGGTGCGCACCGCCGCGTCCGCCGCCCTGGCCGCGGACTGGCTCAGCCGCGGCCGCAACCGGCCGACGCGGGTCGGGTTCGTCGGCACCGGCCTGATCGCCCGCTACATCCACACCTACCTGACCGCGACGGGGTGGAGCTTCGACGAGGTCGGCGTGCACGACCTGAGCGCCGACTCCGCCGCCGGCTTCCGCGAGTACGCCGAGTCCGCGGGTGACGGCGTGGTGCGGGTCCACGACAGCGCGGAGAGCCTGATCCGGTCGAGCGACCTGGTCGTGTTCGCCACCGTCGCGGGCACGCCGCACGTCTCCGACCCGACGTGGTTCGACCACAACCCGCTGGTGCTGCACGTGTCGCTGCGCGACCTGTCGCCCGAGGTGATCCTCGCGTCCACCAACCTGGTGGACGACGTGGAGCACTGCCTGAAGGCGAACACGTCGCCGCACCTGGCCGAGCAGCTCACCGGCAACCGCGACTTCCTGTCCGGCACGTTGCACGACGTCATGACCGGCGCGGTGACGCCACCGGCGGACCGGCCGCTGGTGTTCTCCCCGTTCGGCCTCGGCGTGCTGGACCTGGCGGTCGGCAAGCACGTCTACGACGAGGTGTCGCGGGCGGGCGAGCTGGCCGTGGTCCCGGACTTCTTCTTCGACCTCGACCGCTACGGCAAGCGCTGA
- the sbnA gene encoding 2,3-diaminopropionate biosynthesis protein SbnA — protein sequence MPVISTPQEFNVDDLYVDLRGLSGHPLYLKCEGFNFAGSIKLKAANEMVSAAVRAGTLREGATLVESSSGNLGVALALVAASRGYRFLCVTDARCNLATRQLMEALGAQVHIITEPDPETGYLGARIRHVRELCENENHVWLNQYANPANWVAHYQSTGPEILKSFPEVDVVFIGAGSTGTLMGCARYFKETKPSVRIVAVDAVGSVTFGTPAQPRMVPGLGTSVRPPLLDESYVDEVLHVAERDTVRACRTLLRHGFLFGGSTGTVLSGATDWLARHRPDGDVTAVAIAPDLGDRYLDTVYHDQWIADIYGADLLGDQLAAADPATLARRMP from the coding sequence ATGCCAGTGATATCGACGCCCCAGGAGTTCAACGTGGACGACCTCTACGTCGACCTCCGGGGGCTCTCGGGCCACCCGCTGTACCTCAAGTGCGAAGGGTTCAACTTCGCCGGGTCCATCAAGCTCAAGGCCGCCAACGAGATGGTGTCGGCGGCGGTGCGCGCCGGCACGCTGCGCGAGGGCGCCACGCTGGTGGAGAGCTCGTCGGGCAACCTCGGGGTGGCGCTGGCCCTGGTGGCGGCGAGCCGCGGCTACCGGTTCCTGTGCGTCACCGACGCGCGCTGCAACCTCGCCACCAGGCAGCTGATGGAGGCGTTGGGCGCGCAGGTGCACATCATCACCGAGCCCGACCCGGAGACCGGGTACCTCGGCGCCCGCATCCGCCACGTGCGGGAGCTGTGCGAGAACGAGAACCACGTGTGGCTCAACCAGTACGCCAACCCGGCGAACTGGGTGGCGCACTACCAGAGCACCGGCCCGGAGATCCTCAAGAGCTTCCCCGAGGTCGACGTGGTGTTCATCGGCGCGGGCAGCACCGGCACGCTGATGGGCTGCGCCCGGTACTTCAAGGAGACCAAGCCGTCGGTGCGGATCGTCGCGGTGGACGCGGTCGGCTCGGTCACCTTCGGCACGCCCGCCCAGCCCCGGATGGTGCCGGGCCTGGGCACCAGCGTCCGCCCGCCGCTGCTGGACGAGTCCTACGTGGACGAGGTGCTGCACGTGGCGGAGAGGGACACCGTGCGCGCCTGCCGGACGCTGCTGCGGCACGGGTTCCTGTTCGGCGGCTCGACCGGCACGGTGCTGTCCGGCGCCACCGACTGGCTCGCGCGCCACCGGCCCGACGGCGACGTGACCGCGGTCGCGATCGCGCCGGACCTGGGCGACCGCTACCTGGACACCGTCTACCACGACCAGTGGATCGCGGACATCTACGGCGCGGACCTGCTCGGCGACCAGCTCGCCGCGGCCGATCCCGCGACGCTTGCGAGGAGAATGCCATGA